The DNA region GCGGGTGCCGGCGACCAGCGCCTCGGCCGGCGTGAGCCCCATCTCGACGCAGGCCAGCGCGCTCGCGAAGGCCATGCTCTGGGAGTGGCAGTTCGGGTTGAAATCGGTGGCGACGGCGACGGGCGCACCCGAATCGACCATCGCCCGTCCGTCGGCGTAGTCGGCGCCGAGACCGAAGGCGGTGCCCGGCAGGAGCGCGGGCGTCACGTCCGCCTCCACGAGCGCCGCCACGTCCTCGTCGGTGGCGTGCAGGAGGTGGTCTGCGCTGGCGGCGCCGACCTCGGCGGCGAGTTTCGCCCCGCCGCGGTGGGCGAGTTCCTCGGCGTGGACCTTCGGCGTCAGGCCGCGCTCGGCGCCGGCTTCCAGTACCCGCCGCGACTGGTCGACGGTGAACGCCCCCTCGTCGCAGAACACGTCGCAGAACTCCGCGATCCCCTGTTTCTCGACCGCGGGCAGCTGTTCGGAGACCACGCGGTCGACGTAGTCGTCGGCGTCGACGGGGTCGCCCTCGCCGTACTCGTCGTCCGGACGGTCCGCCGGCCTGGGGACGGCGTGGGCGCCCATGAACGTCGGGACCACGTCGACCGGGTGGCGGTCGTCGGCGCGGTCGACGGCGTCGAGCATCCGCAGCTCCGTCTCGGTGTCGAGGCCGTAGCCCGACTTCACCTCGACGGTGGTGGTGCCGTGGGCGACCATCACGTCGAGGTGCTCGAGCAGGTTGTCCAGCAGTTCCTCGCCGCTCGCCGCCCGGGTCGCACGGACGGTGCGGTGGATGCCGCCGCCGCTCGCGAGCAGTTCGCCGTAGGTCGTCCCGCGGAGTTTCGCCTCGAACTCGTCGGATCGGTCGCCGGCGAAACAGGCGTGGGTGTGGGAGTCGACGTAGCCGGGGATCACCGCGCGACCGGTGGCGTCCACGTCGTGTACGGCGTTTTCGGGCGGATACTCGCGGGTCACCTCGTCGGTCGGGCCGACCGCCGCGATCTCGCCGTCGACGACCGCGACCGCTGCGTCGGAACGGAGCCCCGCGGGGTCGTCGCTCTGGAGGTCCCCCGTCGCGGTGGCGAGTTCGATGGCGCCGTGGACGACGGCAGTGAGCTCAGCCATCGAGCGCCCCCCTGCGGGAGTGGCGACCCTTCGGCGCGGCGAGGCTGGCGAGGAAGTGCGCGACCGCGCGGGCAGCGGCGTCGACGGTCCGCCGCCCCCGATCGAGCGGCGGCGCGCACTCGACGACCTCGAAGCCCGCCACGCGGCCGTGGGTCGCGACGTGTTCGAGCAGCCGATACAGTTCCCGGGTCGTCAGGCCGCCCGGCGTCGGCGCGCTGACGCCCGGCGCGGCCGCCGCGTCGAGCACGTCCACGTCGACGCTGACGTAGATGGCGTCCACGTCGCCGAGCGAGGCGATGGCGTCGTCCATCGCGTCGATGGGATCGGAGGCCACGTCGGCCGGCGTGAAGACGCGCCCTCCCTGTTCGTGGAGGTAGTCGTGGTAGGCCGTCGAGGTCTCGAAGTTCCGGGCACCGACGACGGCGAGTTCGTCGAGCCCGTCGGCGAACAGCTGCCGGTAGGGCGTGCCGCTCGTCGGGCCGGTCCCGTCGCGGATCTGTCGGCAGTCGAGGTGGGCGTCGAAGCTGATGGCGCCCAGCGACCCCCGTTCCAGCAGCGGCGCGGCGTTCGGGTAGGTCAGCGAGTTGTCGCCCCCGAGGAAGACGGGGACGACGCCCCGGCCGTAGAGGTGCTCGGTCGCCGCCCGGACGCGCTCCTGGACGGTCGCGACCGACGGCTCGTCGGAGTCGGTGCCGTCGTCGGTACGAAGCGCTGCCACGTCCCCCAGGTCACCGAGGCCGACGCCCGGGCCGGTCGGCCCGTGGATCCGCTCGTTCGGGACGTTCTCGCCGTCCTCGTCGGCGGGGTCGCCCGCGACGGAGATCGGTCCCTGGTCGACGTGGTGGGTCTTCGCCGCCGCGAGCGACTCGCGGATCGCCGCCGGACCCTCGACCGCGCCGCGCCGGCCGATGACCGCGCCGTCGTACGGTTCGCCGACGAACACCGCGCCGTACTCGTCGAGGTCGTCGAGCGTGGTCGGCTTCACCACGTCGCCGAACTGCTCGTCGTTGGGGTCCGCGGAGGGGCCGACCCACTCGGGCGGTGAGGTCAGCGGGTCCGCGGCGGTCTCGCGAGCGTCGTCACTCATCCCGGTCCTCCATCGGGACCGCGATATCCGATTCGCGGGCCTGCTCCAGCGCCGACTCGTAGCCCGCGTCGGCGTGGCGGACGACGCCCGTGCCGGGGTCGGTCGTGAACACGCGCCTGGCCGTCTCGGCGGCCAGGTCGGTGCCGTCGAGGACGACGTGGTTGTTGGTGTGGAGGGCGTTGCCGATGCCGACGCCGCCCCCGTCGTGGACGGAGACGATGTCGGCGCCCGCCGCGCAGTTGAGCAGGGCGTTGAGGATCGGCCAGTCGGCGACGGCGTCCGAGCCGTCTTTCATGTCCTCCGTCTCCCGGTTCGGCGAGGCGACGCTGCCGGCGTCGAGGTGGTCGCGCGTGACGACCACGGGCGCCCGGATCTCCCCGTCCGCGACGAGGTCGTTGATCCGCAGGGCGAAGCGGGCCCGTTCGGTCAGTCCCCCCGAATCCGTGTCCGCGCCCAGCCAGCAGACCCGCGCGGGGAGCCCCTGGAACGACACCTGCTCCCGGGCGAGGTCGATCCAGCGATGCAGGGCGTCCTTCTCCGGGAACAGTTCCTTGACGGCCTCGTCGGTCCGGTGGATGTCGGCGGGGTCGCCCGACAGCGCCACCCAGCGGAACGGACCCTTGCCCCCGCAGAACAGCGGGCGGACGTAGGCAGGGACGAAGCCCGGGAAATCGAAGGCGTCGCGGTCTTCGTCGGCCGCGCCCGACAGCGGCCAGGACTGATCGTCGCTCTCCTCCCCCCGCTCGGCCCGGAAGTCCGCGACCTGGCCGCGGATGTTGTTGCCGTACTCGACGGCGACGGCGCCGCGCTCCTGCATCTCCAGGATGGCGTCGACGTGGCGTTCCATCGTCGCCAGGCTCTCGCGCTCGTAGCGCTCGGGGTCGCGCTCGCGCAACTCGTCGGCCTTCGCCACAGTGTAGCCCGACGGGTAGTACCCCTCCAGGGCGTCGTGGGCGGCCGTCTGGTCGGTGACGACGTCGGGGACGAACCCCCGTTCGAGCATCGCTTCGAGCATGTCGGCGGCGTTCGTGTGCACCCCCACGGAGTAGCGCTCGCCGGCCGCCGCGGCCGCCTCGGCGCGCTCGATGGCCTCGTCGAGGTCGTCGGTCTTCTCCTCGCAGTAGCCCGTCCCGATGCGGCGGTCGATACGGTCCTCGTCGACCTCCGCGGCGACGCAGACCCCCTCGTTCATCGTCACCGCGAGCGGCTGTGCGCCGCCCATCCCGCCGAGCCCGCCCGTGACGACGATCCGACCCTCCAGCGACCCGCCGAAGTGCTGGCGGCCCGCTTCGGCCAGCGTCTCGTAGGTGCCCTGGACGATGCCCTGGGTCCCGATGTAGGCCCACGACCCGGCGGTCATCTGCCCGTACATGATCAGGCCCTTCGCTTCGAGTTCGTGGAAGTGCTCCCAGGTGTCCCAGCGGCCGACGAGGTTCGAGTTGGCGATGAGGACGCGCGGCGCTCGTTCGTGCGTCTCGAACCGTCCCACGGGCTTGCCCGACTGGACGAGCAGCGTCTCGGTCTCGCCGAGGTCGTGCAGTTCCCCGACGATGGCGTCGTAGGCGTCCCACGAGCGGGCGGCGCGGCCGGTCCCGCCGTAGACGACCAGGTCCTCGGGTCGCTCGGCGACCTCGGGGTCGAGGTTGTTGTCGAGCATCCGGAGGGCGGCCTCCTGACGCCAGCCCTCGCACTCGATGTCGGTCCCCGTCGACGCCCCCGGGTCGGCCCGCCACCGGTCGCTCGGTTCGCCGACCGCGGCGTCGTCGGGCTCCTGCTGTGGCATACGGTAGCTTGGAGCGAGACGGACAAAAGCGCGATGCCGGCGGGCGTCGGGGCGGTCCGGTAGGGGACGACTCGGCTACGGCGCGGCGACGGTGACGTTGCCGGCGGTCCCGCTGGCGGTGGCGTTCGCGACGAACGGCTCCGGACCGGCGAAGGCGACCACCGTCTCCTCCCCGACGCGCGCCGTTTCGACGCTCGTCGCGTTGCGTCCCTCCAGGTCGGTTTCGAGGTCCGAGACGGCCGCGGCGAGTTCGTCAGCGTCGTCGGGCGAGTCCATCCGGAGGGTCCAGGCGACGCCGGCGGCGTCGTCGCCGTCGAACCGGACGATCCGGCCGGCGCCCCACCCGGTCGCGGCGGTGTCGACGCGCTCGTCGGAGAGGCCGGCGTGGAGCCACGCCCGGAGTTCGATCTCGCCGCCGTCCCGGCGTTCCCCGACCGTCCAGCGGTCGCCGGCTTCGGCGGTCACAGTGAGTTCGCGGACCGGTTCCTCGCCGGGAGCGAGGCGGTGGACCACCTGTTCTTCGGTCCGGGGCGGCGACTGGTGGATGACCGAGAAGTTCGCCGGCGAGTCGACCCGCGCCTCGACGTACTGGGCACCGAAGTACACCTGTCCGGCCACCGTCCGGTAGGTGCCGGGCGCGTTGTCGTAGATGCACTCGCGCATCTCGACGGGTCGCTTTCCGTTCCAGCGCCTGTCGTAGCGGTCTGCGTACCGGTCGGTGATGTACACCACCTTCGCCTCTGTGAGGCTGTCGGCCACCTCGCCGTCCCTGACCGCCTCGACGAACTCCGACGGTCCCGTCCGGAACGAGTGGGCGAACTCGTGGACGAGCAACAGTTCTGTGCTCCCGGCCGAGACGTTCCCTTTCGTGATGGCCACCGTACTATCGCCCGTGCCCCTCCCCGGATAGATCGGTCCGCACTCGGCCATCGATCCCTCGTCTGCATGGAGGCCGAGCGCCGTCTGCGTCGGACTCGGTTCGAGCCTCCCGAGGTCGACCGGGTCCCGGTCTTCGAGCACCACCTCGAACGCCGGTCTGTTCTCGTTCGTCAGCCGCTCGACCCGTCGGTACACCGTCGTCGCGTTGAACGGGAGCGTCCCATTCCTGACTGCGACGCGGTCGCTCTCGCCGATACCCGATCCGGCCGACTCGTCGCCGCTCTCGGTCGGCGACGGGGCCTGTCCGCCGGGCGGCGCGGTCGACGTCGCCGGCGACTCGGTGCCGGCGGCGTCTGGCGTCGGACCCTGTGTGGTGCTCGCGCCGAACGGCGCTCCGCACCCCGCGAGGACGAGCAACGCGGCGAGCGACAGCGTCGGGAGGACTCGACGGTTCGCCATACCGCCCCATAGAAGTATAACCTGAAAATACGTTCGGTCCGACAGTTACGGCTACGGAACGGTCACGGTGACGTCGTCCGCGGAGCCGGTGGCCTCCGCGTCCGCCACGAACGAGTCGGGGCCGGCGAAGGCGACGACCGTCTCCTCCCCGACGCGCGCCGTTTCGACGCTCGTCGCGTCACGCGACTCCAGCGTCGCTTCGAGGTCGTCGAAGGCCGCGGCGAGTTCCTCGGCGTCGCCGGCCGAGTCCATCCGGAGGACCCAGGCGACGGCGGTCCGCTCGTCGCGTTCGAACGTGAGCCGCTCGTCGGCGCCCCACCCGGTCGCGGCGGTGGCGGCGCGGTCGGCGTCGAGACCGGTCCGGAGCCACGACCGGAGTCGCAGTTCGCCCGCCCGCTCGCGGGTGTCGCCGACCCAGCGGCCGCGCTGGCGGACCGACACCGAGAGGTTCGCGACCCGCTCCTCGTACGGTTCGTGGCCGTGGATCACCTGTTCGGTCGTCCGGGGCGGCGAGCGGTACACCGCCGAGAGATCCGCCGGCGAGTCGACCCGCTGTGCGAAGTGGCGCGCGCCGAAGTAGTAGCGGCCGGCGAGTTCCCGGTTGGCGTCGCCGATGCGGTCGTAGATACACTCACGGATGCCCAGCGGCGTCGTGCCGTTCCAGCGCCTGTCGTAGCGGTCGGCGTACCGGTCGGCGACGTAGACAGCGCTTCCCTCCGAGAGCGAACGCCTGACCGCGAAGCTCTCGACATCGCCGACCCGGTCGTACCCCTCGACGCCGTCCTGGAGGATGTGGACGTACTCGTGGGCGAGGATCAGTTCGACGGCGTCGGCCGAGAGATTCCCCGGCGCGACCGTGACGGTGTCGTCGGTCGCGAACGCGGGATAGAACCGTCCGCACCTCGCGACCGACCCGGCGCCGCTCCGGTAGCCCAGCGCCTCGTATACCGGGGTGAGTTCCGCTGTCGAGAAGTTGATCGGGCCGTCGTCGTTCACCCGCACCGTCGGTGCGGGCGCGTCGGCGTCCATCACTCGCTCGACCCGCTGGTACACGGCGGTCGCGTTGACCGGGAGGTCACCGCCGCGGACGACGACGGGGTCGCTCTCGCCGACACCCTCGGAGGTCTTCCCGGCCGGCGGAACGGGCGTCGGTGCCGCCGTCGGCGTGGGTGACGGAGTCGGGGTCGGGGTCGGGGTCGCGGTCGGGGTAGGCGTCGGGGTCGGGGTAGGCGTCGGCGATGGCGTCGCCGTCGGAGTCGGAGTCGGAGTCGGAGTCGGCGATGGCGTCGCCGTCGCTACCGGGCTCGGCGTCGCCGTGGGAGTCGGCGCGGCCGAGGGAGTCCCGGTCGGTCCGGTCGACCCGTCGGCGGTCGTCGACGCGGGCATCGATCCATCGTCCGTCGCCACGGGTGTCGATCCGCCGTCGAGGAGCGTCGAGCACCCGGCGAGGACGAGCAGTGCAACGAGGAGGACGGTCGCTGTCGAGCGGCGGGGACCCATCGTCCGAACCTGCGTGTGTCAACCAGTAAATACCATCGGTCAGTGAGACAGTCCCTGTAGTCACTCGGTCCGGGCCGACTCGGCGAGGTCGACGGCGAGGGCCGCCGCCTCGGTCGCCGTCGCGCCGAAGACGTAGGCGACCGGCTCGATGCCGAACGCGCCCCCGTGGTAGGCGACCCGGGGGACGCCGCCGCGCTCGCGGAAGCCCGCGCGCAGGCGCTCGCCGCGGTCGTCGTAGTCGGCGTCGAACTCGAAGGGGTCGATCCCGCGCTCGCGGGCGGCGTCGAGCAGCGCCTCGGAGGTGGCGAGGTTCAGGGCCCCCCGCACGTCGGGGTCGACGGCCATCGCCGCCCGGATCGTCTCGGCGACGCGCTGGGAGGCGCCGAACTCGGGGTCCGCGGGGACCATGATCCGGCCGTTGACCGCCTGGAGGCGCCCGGGGACGGCGGCCACGTCGGTCGCGTCGGCGGCGTCGGGGACCGCGGTGCCGACGTTCGTGCCCACGTTCGGGACGTGCTCGGCCATCGCCGGCTCGCTGGCGACCCGGCGGGCTCCGCGGCGGACGGCCGCCAGCGCCTCCCGCTCGGCGAGGACCGCGTCGTCCGTCCCGCGGACGCACAGGTCACAGCCCAGCCCCTCCAGCGCGGGCATCTCCTCCTCGTGGACGGCGCAGATGGGGCCGCGGTCCTCGAAGGCGCGGACGAGGTCGAGCAGCTCCGCGAGCGCCTCGTAGCCGTCCATCGAGCCGTCGGCGAACCCCTCGGCGATGGTCTCGACCGTTGCGACCATCCGCTCGTCCTCGGCGAACCGCTCCTCGACAGTCACGTCGCCCCGGAGGTACTTGCTCACCGCCGCCTGCGTGAGCCCGAGTCGCTCGGCGACCTCCTTCTGGGTGAATCCCCGGTCGTGTAGCTCCGTCGCCAGCATCGCCCGCGCGGTCGGGAGGAACCGCTCGACCACGATCTCGCTGGGCAGCCGCAGTGCCATACCCACGCTTGCCCCGGCCGCCGTATAAGCGCGTTGTACAACGACCCCGCTGCCGCCGCGGCTCGACTCTCGCATCGCGCTCGCGTTCAGTCGATTGTACAAGCGGGTTATAACGAAAGGGGTTTTACCACTGGCTGGTAACACAGAGTGATATGAGCCAGGAAGGCTTCGACAAGTTCAGCGACGTGGGCGAGGCGGAAGTCACCCGAGCGATCGGTCAGGAGTGGACCGAGGAGTTCATGGACTTCTCGGACAGCGACGTGATCATCGTCGGCGGCGGTCCCTCGGGGCTGATGGCGGCGAAGGAGCTCTCCGAGCGGGGCGTCCAGACCATGGTCGTCGAGAAGAACAACTACCTCGGCGGCGGCTTCTGGCTGGGCGGGTTCCTGATGAACAAGGTCACCGTCCGCGACCCGGCCCAGCAGGTCCTCGACGAACTCGACGTGGACCACAAGCAGTCCAAGGACAGCGAGGGGCTCTACGTCGCCAACGGGCCCGAGGCCTGTTCCGGCCTCATCAAGGCCGCCTGCGACGCGGGCGCGAAGATGCAGAACATGACGGAGTTCACCG from Halosimplex halophilum includes:
- the hutG gene encoding formimidoylglutamase, whose protein sequence is MSDDARETAADPLTSPPEWVGPSADPNDEQFGDVVKPTTLDDLDEYGAVFVGEPYDGAVIGRRGAVEGPAAIRESLAAAKTHHVDQGPISVAGDPADEDGENVPNERIHGPTGPGVGLGDLGDVAALRTDDGTDSDEPSVATVQERVRAATEHLYGRGVVPVFLGGDNSLTYPNAAPLLERGSLGAISFDAHLDCRQIRDGTGPTSGTPYRQLFADGLDELAVVGARNFETSTAYHDYLHEQGGRVFTPADVASDPIDAMDDAIASLGDVDAIYVSVDVDVLDAAAAPGVSAPTPGGLTTRELYRLLEHVATHGRVAGFEVVECAPPLDRGRRTVDAAARAVAHFLASLAAPKGRHSRRGALDG
- the hutI gene encoding imidazolonepropionase; translated protein: MAELTAVVHGAIELATATGDLQSDDPAGLRSDAAVAVVDGEIAAVGPTDEVTREYPPENAVHDVDATGRAVIPGYVDSHTHACFAGDRSDEFEAKLRGTTYGELLASGGGIHRTVRATRAASGEELLDNLLEHLDVMVAHGTTTVEVKSGYGLDTETELRMLDAVDRADDRHPVDVVPTFMGAHAVPRPADRPDDEYGEGDPVDADDYVDRVVSEQLPAVEKQGIAEFCDVFCDEGAFTVDQSRRVLEAGAERGLTPKVHAEELAHRGGAKLAAEVGAASADHLLHATDEDVAALVEADVTPALLPGTAFGLGADYADGRAMVDSGAPVAVATDFNPNCHSQSMAFASALACVEMGLTPAEALVAGTRNGARALDRPDLGVVREGAPADLVVLDAPSHVHVPYSYGINRVATVLKDGRPVVGPEWTGERDRDADSGGER
- a CDS encoding thiamine-phosphate synthase family protein — its product is MALRLPSEIVVERFLPTARAMLATELHDRGFTQKEVAERLGLTQAAVSKYLRGDVTVEERFAEDERMVATVETIAEGFADGSMDGYEALAELLDLVRAFEDRGPICAVHEEEMPALEGLGCDLCVRGTDDAVLAEREALAAVRRGARRVASEPAMAEHVPNVGTNVGTAVPDAADATDVAAVPGRLQAVNGRIMVPADPEFGASQRVAETIRAAMAVDPDVRGALNLATSEALLDAARERGIDPFEFDADYDDRGERLRAGFRERGGVPRVAYHGGAFGIEPVAYVFGATATEAAALAVDLAESARTE
- the hutU gene encoding urocanate hydratase, whose translation is MPQQEPDDAAVGEPSDRWRADPGASTGTDIECEGWRQEAALRMLDNNLDPEVAERPEDLVVYGGTGRAARSWDAYDAIVGELHDLGETETLLVQSGKPVGRFETHERAPRVLIANSNLVGRWDTWEHFHELEAKGLIMYGQMTAGSWAYIGTQGIVQGTYETLAEAGRQHFGGSLEGRIVVTGGLGGMGGAQPLAVTMNEGVCVAAEVDEDRIDRRIGTGYCEEKTDDLDEAIERAEAAAAAGERYSVGVHTNAADMLEAMLERGFVPDVVTDQTAAHDALEGYYPSGYTVAKADELRERDPERYERESLATMERHVDAILEMQERGAVAVEYGNNIRGQVADFRAERGEESDDQSWPLSGAADEDRDAFDFPGFVPAYVRPLFCGGKGPFRWVALSGDPADIHRTDEAVKELFPEKDALHRWIDLAREQVSFQGLPARVCWLGADTDSGGLTERARFALRINDLVADGEIRAPVVVTRDHLDAGSVASPNRETEDMKDGSDAVADWPILNALLNCAAGADIVSVHDGGGVGIGNALHTNNHVVLDGTDLAAETARRVFTTDPGTGVVRHADAGYESALEQARESDIAVPMEDRDE